A genomic segment from Necator americanus strain Aroian chromosome III, whole genome shotgun sequence encodes:
- a CDS encoding hypothetical protein (NECATOR_CHRIII.G10708.T1), whose protein sequence is MVQFLSKRILHSVEQVRVRFAPSPTGHLHLGGLRTALYNFLFARHHKGRFILRIEDTDKARLVPGSAEEIQRVLTHYGLRYDEGPFAGGSFGPYVQSERLSFYQDAAARLIDSGDAYRCFCSEDRLALLRKDAIRRNTTPKYDMKCRSIAEVESKARAAGGEPFVVRFKLDRQDVFFEDDVYGQIHQCIDESDMVILKTDGFPTYHLANIVDDQAMQISHVIRGMEWLSSTGKHVLLYKAFGWQHPNWLHLPLITRDSKKKLSKRDKDAFVDFYELKLGALPLAVLNLLIRNGSGIRDFDTTHLYSLEEMITSFDENEIGRRSLQLDQECLEKYGRMSVRAADVDDVLLPAIKGLIARDLPSVVVPSDDYLRKVVGFLKLNEEAFAFLSSLTTGDFRWFLTKPLSAKRVLSMFDHSAAVEALNILRDCDSLEPESIKRISENIGLPYTSLFTLVRVTLIDSSKGPPIKELVSFFGINECKLRFQQMIEYLRSESVQSCTSIRRDT, encoded by the exons ATGGTACAATTTCTGTCAAAGAGAATTCTGCATTCGGTTGAACAG GTGCGAGTGAGATTTGCGCCAAGTCCAACTGGACATCTGCATCTCGGAGGTCTGAGAACAGCCCTTTACAACTTTTTATTTGCTCGTCACCACAAAGGACGTTTTATACTGCGGATAGAAGACACGGACAAAGCGCGATTAGTTCCTGGAAGCGCCGAAGAG ATTCAAAGAGTTCTTACTCACTACGGATTACGGTACGATGAAGGCCCCTTCGCAGGAGGATCATTCGGGCCGTACGTACAGTCTGAGAGATTGTCTTTCTACCAGGATGCTGCAGCCAGATTGATTGATTCTGGTGATGCCTATCGATGCTTCTGCTCGGAGGAT CGTTTGGCTCTCTTACGAAAAGATGCTATTAGAAGGAACACTACACCCAAATATGATATGAAGTGCCGAAGTATTGCCGAAGTGGAATCCAAAGCACGTGCAGCGGGTGGGGAGCCCTTTGTTGTTCGATTCAAGTTAGATAGACAAGACGTCTTTTTCGAG GATGACGTGTACGGCCAAATACACCAATGCATCGACGAGAGTGATATGGTGATACTCAAAACTGATGGATTCCCAACCTATCACCTTGCTAATATAGTAGATGATCAAGCCATGCAAATTTCTCATGTCATTCGCGGAATGGAGTGGCTGAGCAGTACAGGAAAACACGTGCTTCTGTACAA AGCTTTTGGATGGCAGCATCCGAATTGGCTGCATCTACCTCTTATAACACGCgatagtaagaaaaaactatcaaaaagGGATAAAGATGCGTTCGTGGACTTTTATGAATTGAAGTTAGGAGCGCTTCCACTGGCAGTGTTGAATCTACTA ATTCGAAATGGAAGTGGCATTCGTGACTTTGATACAACTCATCTGTACTCTCTTGAAGAAATGATCACATCGTTCGATGAGAATGAGATTGGAAGGCGTAGTCTGCAG CTTGATCAAGAGTGTCTGGAAAAGTATGGACGAATGTCCGTTCGTGCTGCCGATGTAGACGATGTGTTGCTCCCCGCCATCAAGGGTCTGATTGCACGTGATCTCCCATCGGTTGTGGTTCCCAGCGATGACTACCTTAGAAAG GTTGTTGGTTTCTTGAAACTCAATGAAGAAGCTTTTGCATTTCTCTCGTCTCTGACGACGGGAGATTTCCGATGGTTTTTAACCAAACCACTATCGGCGAAACGAGTTTTGTCTATGTTTGACCATAGCGCAGCGGTCGAGGCTCTCAACATTCTGCGAGATTGTG ATTCCCTGGAACCTGAATCAATCAAAAGAATATCTGAGAATATCGGATTGCCGTACACCAGTCTCTTCACATTGGTTCGAGTCACTTTAATCGACAGCAGTAAAGGACCGCCCATCAAGGAATTGGTCTCCTTCTTCGGGATTAACGAATGCAAACTACGGTTTCAGCAGATGATCGAATATCTCCGATCTGAATCAGTGCAATCCTGCACGTCAATTCGTAGGGACACGTAA